In Banduia mediterranea, a single genomic region encodes these proteins:
- a CDS encoding acyl-CoA thioesterase, which yields METNTFAWDVTEPFVLSTLVSAEHIDEFGHANNVQYLRWCEQVAWEHSRSLGLSIERYRELGCGCVARRHELDYLLPTFVDDELLLGTWVAENDGRLSSWRAYQLIRVADGRTVLRGRTQWISVDMNSGRPRRMPPEFVAAYRPAIASS from the coding sequence AGACGAATACTTTCGCCTGGGATGTGACCGAGCCTTTCGTCCTGTCGACACTTGTGAGCGCGGAGCACATCGACGAATTCGGTCATGCAAACAACGTGCAGTACCTGCGCTGGTGCGAGCAGGTGGCCTGGGAGCATTCACGCAGTCTGGGGCTGTCGATCGAGCGCTACCGCGAACTCGGTTGCGGCTGTGTGGCGCGCCGCCATGAACTCGACTATCTGCTGCCGACCTTCGTCGATGACGAACTGCTGCTCGGCACCTGGGTGGCCGAGAACGATGGGCGCCTGAGCAGCTGGCGGGCCTATCAGTTGATCAGGGTGGCCGATGGTCGCACCGTGCTGCGTGGCCGCACGCAATGGATCAGCGTGGACATGAACAGTGGCAGGCCGCGACGCATGCCGCCTGAATTCGTCG